Part of the Tetragenococcus koreensis genome, TCGTATCCAAACCGAACGGGTCGAAGAACTTGACCAAATTACTGCTAATAACAAGGGACAAACTAGCGAAGAAATAAAAGATGCAAACCTTTCCACTATTCCAATGGGACGTTATGGAGAGCCAGAAGAGTTTGCGAAAGTAGCTACTTTCTTAGTCTCTGGTGCTAACACCTATATGACGGGACAAAACATCTTAGTCGATGGCGGAAAAATTAAAGCTATTTAAGCCAAGCAATGGATAGTTGATAAATAAAGAATTGGAAAAAGATCGCGCTAAGTTACTTTATAAGGAATGTATCTCTTGATTATTTTGTTTTTATCGAGGTTTCACATTCCTTTCTGTGTTTATGTGAGTAAAAATATTTGTGTTCCTCAGCTCATAGCTTTCCTTGGTTAGTTATGCTAAATTTAAGAAAGAATTGGCTAATTAAAAGCCAAGCATGTATGCTTTATAAACTTTATTTTTAATACTGAAGTATGGGGATTAAATCAATAAATAAGCATCTGTATAATTCCCTTTAAAGCGCATCTTTACTAAGGATTCCTATAAAAAGGAATCAAAACGTTTGATTCCTGAATAAATGAATTATATAATGATCATAGGAGGTGTAGGCTGTGGTTAATGATGTAACACGCTATCCTTATATAGCTATTATAGGTGATATTAAAGATTCAAGAAAATTGAAACAACGCAAAGCAAGTCAACTCCGTTTTAATGAGGTTTTAGGTTGGTTGAACCAAACCTACCAAGAAGATTTAGCAGCGAAATTTACCATTAGTATGGGAGATTCTTTCCAAGGCTTATTAAAAGATAAGAACCATTTAATAAGTATGCTTTTTGAGCTCGAGTTAAATTTGGCGCCGATGGAGCTGCGTATGGGAATTGGCTTGGGAGATGTGGAAACTGAAATTAACTCGGACAATTCCTTGTTAAATGATGGTTCTTGTTATCATCGGGCTCGTGCAATGATTGAATTAATCGAAAAAAGTGAGAAGCAATATGCGCAGAGTAGCTCAAATATTTTATTGGCTGCTGGTAGTCAGGACCCTCACTACGAGAAATTGATCAATACTATTTTTGCTTTAGAGACAGCATTAAAAACTAAATGGACCGAAAGGCAAAAAGAAATTATTCGAATTTATTTAGCCAATGGAAAAAATCAATATAGGACGGCTAAAGTACTAGATATTGGACAATCTAGTGTGAATAAAGCGCTCAATAGTACTGATTTTTATACTTTTAGTCATTCATTGAGCACTATCCAAGATACGATCAATCAATTATAGGCGGTGATGATAGTCAATGCCACAAATTTTATTTTTACACTTTTTTATCGGGCATATTTTAGCTGATTATTATTTTCAAACTTCAGCTATCGCCCAGAAAAAGGAAAACTCTTTTAACTACTTATTGCTCCATTGTCTCATTTATTTACTAACCATGGTTGCGGTTATTTTGCCTTTATTTAACTGGCAGTTAGCCCAATGGGCGCTGTTTATCGCAGCCATACATTTTGTTATTGATTCCTGTAAAGCGTTGCTAGTTAGGCGTTTTAAGCTTAGCGATTTACAAAATGTATTATTTTATTTCACGGATCAATTCTTGCATATTTTGACGATTTTATTTGCGGTAGCTTGTGTTGTGTTAACAAAAATAGATATTGCTTATTTGTCGTCTTTGCTAAATTTGTTTAATATTTTCCATATTGATCCTAAGCAAGTGCTGTCTTGGGTAGTTGTGCTACTTTTGATAATCCAACCAAGTAGTATTACCATTAGAAAAGTGCTGGATCATTTTGATCCAAAAACGGCAGACGATGGTATTGCCAATGCAGGAGCGCTAATTGGTGCTTTTGAGCGTTTGCTTATTTTGCTTATGTTATATGCTAATCAATATGCAGCAATTGGATTTGTGCTTACTGCTAAGTCAATTGCGCGTTACAATAAAATAGCAGAAGAACCGAAATTTGCCGAGTATTATTTATTAGGGACTTTGTTAAGCTCGCTGTTAGTTATTTTAAGTTTCACTATTATTTTTTAGTAAAAGGGGTATACAGCATGAAAGAACAAGAATTTTTAGCAGAATTAAAAGAAATGGATTTGATACAGCAAGCACTAGGTGTTTTAGAGTGGGACACCCAGACTGGCATGCCTGAAGATGCCAGTGACTATCGCGGTGAAGTTTCTAGTTATTTATATGGAAAATATTTTGCAAAAAAAGTGGGACCTAAAATGGCCGAAGTACTTGCTTACTTCTCACAACATATAGAAGAACTTTCTGAGGTAGGAAAGGCTTCTTTAACGCTTGTCAAAGAAGAATATGATAGGGAACAAGCTGTTCCTAATGACTTGATGGTTGAATATAGCAAAGCAACCTCAAAGGCGCATCATGCTTGGCAAAAAGCGCGCCAAAAGAAAGATTTTGCTTTGTTTTATGATGCTTTAAAAGAAAATGTTCGACTGACCAAAGAACTAATCTCCTATTGGAAAAAAGATGAAAAAACAGATTATGATGTGTTACTAAATCTTTATGAACCGAACATGACGACTGAAGTGTTAGATGACGTATTTTCAACAGTTCGTGATGGTATTATTGCATTACGAGAAAAAATTGCAGATGAGGGTGTGAAACCTAGAACAGATTTTCTAAATCGTAAAATGACAAAAGAACAACAACGCAAATTTGTTATAAAGGTTGTGCAAGACCTTGGTTTCGATCTGAATCGAGGACGGATTGATGATACAACACATCCTTTTGCTACCGGTATTAATCATCGCGATGTACGTTTAACCAATCGCTGGAATGAAACGGATTTTTCCATGGGTATATTTGGATTAATCCATGAAGCAGGCCATGGTGTTTATGAACAAAATATTTCGGAAAAATTTGAACACACGCCTGTGCATGAAGGAGCTTCTATGGGAATTCATGAGTCACAATCATTATTTAATGAACTTGTGATTGGCAGTCGCAAATCTTTCTGGCAAAAACAATATCCTTTCTTGCAAGAATGTGCGCAAGGAACCTTTGATGATATTCCTTTTACCGACTTTTATGCTTCTCTCAAACAGACACAAGCAAGCTTGATCCGGATTGAAGCTGATAGCCTTACTTATATTTTGCATATTATTATCCGGTATGAAATTGAAAAGATGATCTTTAATGACGAAGTTAGCGTAGATGAGTTACCGCAAATTTGGAATGATAAGTATGAAAAATATTTAGGCATTCGTCCTACCAACGATTTGGAAGGCATTTTACAAGACGTTCATTGGTCGGCAGCAGAGTTTGGTTATTTTCCATCCTATGCATTAGGGTATATGTATGCTTGCCAACTTTATTACGCGATGAAAAAAGTAATTGATGTGGATCAAGTGCTAAGCTCAGATGATTATTCACCAATTAGAGAATGGTTAACTCAAAATATTCATCAATATGGGGCTTCTAAGAAACCTAATCAATTAATCTATGACGCTACTGGGGAAGCTTTAAACCCGCAATATTTATTGAAATATTTACAGGAAATCTATTTTGACGTTTATCAAATAAATGAGTAGTGTGAAAATTTATGGAAAAAATAAAATATATCATCTCATACGTTCAAGAAATTTTGAAAGATGAACAGACTGGACATGACTTTGATCATGCAAGTAGAACGGCTACTTTGGCAGAAACAATCATCAAAGAAGATCGCTTACAAGTAAATCATTTCATTGTTGCAGCAAGTGCTTATTTACATGATGTTATTGATGACAAAGTAACGTCAGATCCAGACAGAGCACAGCAAAAATTACAGCTTTTCTTACAGAAAATTGATTGTACTTGGACAGAAATTGAAGCTATTTTAACAATTATTCAAAATTTATCGTTTTCTAGTGAAATGTTTGCAAAGACAAAAGTACTTTCTTTGGAAGGAAAGATCGTACAAGATGCCGATCGCTTGGAAGCGCTAGGCGCAGGAGGAATTTTACGGGCTGCTTATTTTAGTGGCGCTCATGGTGAAGCACTTTATGATGAAAGTAAAGTGCCACAACATTTCCATAATAAAGAAGAATATAGACAACCTACGACGATGGTCAATCACTTTTATGAAAAGTTGTTTTTACTCCCAGACATGATGAATACTGATTACGGAAAAAAAGAAGGGAGACGCCGGAGAACGTTTATGCAAGAATTTTTACAAGAATTCTACAAAGAATGGTAAAATTAATCGTTATTTTTTAATTTTTTGAGTAAATTATTTCCATTTTTCTTTTCTTTCTTTATAATGGAAGAGAAAGGGGCGAGAGGTTTGTTTTATCAGCATATGCTAAAGCCGCATGAATTGGCACTTGTTATTCCAAATGCAAATGAATGTCTATTTGCGATCCATACGAAGCTTACAGAACGCGATTATAATGTTGCTGTTTATAAATATGGAAAAGAGTACTTTGTTTTAAATGATGTACGTATTTTTAAACAAATTCAAGGGATTGATCAAGAAAGCCAAGGAGACGAAGAAGAGCTGCTCCCTTATGTGGAAGAAGCTTTTGAAGATAATTGCTATAATTTAGTTGAAGAAAAGCTGGTTCAGCTGGACTTAAATATTTTATCAACAATATCCGCTAATTCCCCGGTACAAGTTAGATATTATGAGTTTGTTGACTTTACTTAAGGAGTACAGGTTAA contains:
- a CDS encoding DUF3307 domain-containing protein → MPQILFLHFFIGHILADYYFQTSAIAQKKENSFNYLLLHCLIYLLTMVAVILPLFNWQLAQWALFIAAIHFVIDSCKALLVRRFKLSDLQNVLFYFTDQFLHILTILFAVACVVLTKIDIAYLSSLLNLFNIFHIDPKQVLSWVVVLLLIIQPSSITIRKVLDHFDPKTADDGIANAGALIGAFERLLILLMLYANQYAAIGFVLTAKSIARYNKIAEEPKFAEYYLLGTLLSSLLVILSFTIIF
- a CDS encoding HD domain-containing protein, with product MEKIKYIISYVQEILKDEQTGHDFDHASRTATLAETIIKEDRLQVNHFIVAASAYLHDVIDDKVTSDPDRAQQKLQLFLQKIDCTWTEIEAILTIIQNLSFSSEMFAKTKVLSLEGKIVQDADRLEALGAGGILRAAYFSGAHGEALYDESKVPQHFHNKEEYRQPTTMVNHFYEKLFLLPDMMNTDYGKKEGRRRRTFMQEFLQEFYKEW
- a CDS encoding carboxypeptidase M32, producing the protein MKEQEFLAELKEMDLIQQALGVLEWDTQTGMPEDASDYRGEVSSYLYGKYFAKKVGPKMAEVLAYFSQHIEELSEVGKASLTLVKEEYDREQAVPNDLMVEYSKATSKAHHAWQKARQKKDFALFYDALKENVRLTKELISYWKKDEKTDYDVLLNLYEPNMTTEVLDDVFSTVRDGIIALREKIADEGVKPRTDFLNRKMTKEQQRKFVIKVVQDLGFDLNRGRIDDTTHPFATGINHRDVRLTNRWNETDFSMGIFGLIHEAGHGVYEQNISEKFEHTPVHEGASMGIHESQSLFNELVIGSRKSFWQKQYPFLQECAQGTFDDIPFTDFYASLKQTQASLIRIEADSLTYILHIIIRYEIEKMIFNDEVSVDELPQIWNDKYEKYLGIRPTNDLEGILQDVHWSAAEFGYFPSYALGYMYACQLYYAMKKVIDVDQVLSSDDYSPIREWLTQNIHQYGASKKPNQLIYDATGEALNPQYLLKYLQEIYFDVYQINE
- a CDS encoding SatD family protein, whose product is MVNDVTRYPYIAIIGDIKDSRKLKQRKASQLRFNEVLGWLNQTYQEDLAAKFTISMGDSFQGLLKDKNHLISMLFELELNLAPMELRMGIGLGDVETEINSDNSLLNDGSCYHRARAMIELIEKSEKQYAQSSSNILLAAGSQDPHYEKLINTIFALETALKTKWTERQKEIIRIYLANGKNQYRTAKVLDIGQSSVNKALNSTDFYTFSHSLSTIQDTINQL